The following coding sequences are from one Candidatus Nitrohelix vancouverensis window:
- a CDS encoding cytochrome c produces MTNNNNLKVLGTCIVCFFLLGASASEKDGDLDVSRPQGPVFSLNPSAKMQGTCPQKRNTRRAPPEYMRMGSPVDDLPVNFRAGEALYHLDAKPKPCKDCHGVNGNGKGPEYKRLAPEPRNFHCKTTMNEISDGQMFWIIQSGSFGTAMPAYKELSDEEIWQLILYIRHFTK; encoded by the coding sequence ATGACAAACAATAACAACCTGAAGGTTCTGGGAACCTGCATCGTCTGTTTCTTCCTTCTTGGCGCGTCTGCGTCGGAAAAGGATGGCGATCTGGATGTGTCGCGTCCTCAGGGGCCGGTTTTTTCATTGAACCCGAGCGCCAAAATGCAGGGGACCTGCCCCCAGAAACGGAACACGCGAAGGGCGCCCCCGGAATACATGAGAATGGGCAGTCCTGTGGACGATCTTCCCGTTAATTTCAGGGCGGGCGAGGCCCTGTACCATCTCGACGCCAAACCGAAGCCCTGCAAGGATTGCCACGGCGTGAACGGCAACGGGAAGGGACCGGAATACAAACGCCTGGCGCCGGAGCCGCGAAATTTTCATTGCAAGACCACGATGAATGAAATTTCGGACGGTCAGATGTTCTGGATCATCCAATCGGGTTCGTTCGGCACGGCGATGCCTGCGTATAAAGAATTGTCCGATGAAGAAATCTGGCAATTGATTCTGTACATTCGCCATTTTACGAA
- a CDS encoding cytochrome c, with protein MSKKMAWRILCCLMVIAPASVHAFHPDIYVPRVPAELIEKIQDQDNPYRPTPERIEKGREVYFGKGLCVTCHSKDGRGVKLPGHSPRDFTDAKWQDLRTDGEMMWVLKNGSPGTGMPVRVGKDINEEEGWSVIHFIRTFKKR; from the coding sequence ATGTCGAAAAAAATGGCGTGGCGGATTCTCTGTTGTTTGATGGTCATCGCTCCGGCCTCGGTTCATGCCTTTCACCCCGATATCTATGTTCCGCGCGTGCCTGCGGAACTCATTGAAAAAATTCAAGATCAGGACAATCCTTACCGCCCGACTCCCGAGCGCATTGAAAAGGGGCGCGAGGTGTATTTCGGCAAGGGCTTGTGCGTGACCTGTCACAGCAAGGACGGTCGGGGAGTGAAGTTGCCCGGACATTCCCCGCGGGATTTCACCGATGCCAAGTGGCAGGATTTGCGAACGGACGGAGAGATGATGTGGGTGCTGAAGAATGGAAGTCCGGGAACGGGAATGCCCGTCCGCGTTGGTAAAGATATCAATGAGGAGGAGGGCTGGAGCGTGATCCATTTCATTCGCACGTTTAAAAAGAGGTGA
- a CDS encoding OBAP family protein, producing the protein MYTKFRGIVKGVCLSTAGLLALTVSQAMANPLEGYTIHVSAPHMMDGEVVGPFHHYCKPINADIIQCILFESTDPNARMTEVEYMVSKRLARQVIPEWSHKQNWHDHEQEIATGRVAIHNPSDPKEQAELAAYVGKTDGIIFHLWPHGAPIPDGSVSIAQSVGHWEAMHGTGSSPSSAPKVASSEPADSSSVIDEILKRNGIIEMSGGH; encoded by the coding sequence ATGTATACGAAATTTAGAGGCATTGTAAAGGGCGTGTGTCTATCGACAGCGGGTCTGTTGGCGCTGACCGTTTCGCAGGCCATGGCCAATCCATTGGAAGGCTACACCATTCACGTTTCTGCGCCGCATATGATGGATGGCGAGGTGGTCGGCCCCTTTCATCATTATTGCAAGCCCATCAATGCAGATATCATTCAATGTATTTTATTTGAATCGACCGATCCCAACGCGCGCATGACGGAAGTCGAGTACATGGTTTCCAAACGATTGGCGCGCCAGGTGATCCCCGAATGGTCGCACAAGCAGAACTGGCACGATCATGAACAGGAAATCGCCACGGGCCGCGTCGCCATTCACAACCCCTCCGATCCGAAAGAACAGGCGGAACTTGCGGCCTATGTGGGCAAGACCGACGGCATCATCTTTCATTTGTGGCCGCATGGAGCGCCCATCCCGGACGGTTCGGTGTCGATCGCTCAATCGGTGGGACACTGGGAAGCGATGCATGGAACGGGTTCCTCACCGTCGTCCGCGCCGAAGGTTGCCAGTTCCGAGCCTGCAGATTCGTCCAGCGTGATCGACGAAATTTTGAAGCGAAATGGAATAATTGAGATGTCTGGCGGTCATTAG
- a CDS encoding DUF1566 domain-containing protein produces MRYGFSRPWILSFFVIASCALLAVSGPVGADEKRQPVEVSSDQKFLDYGDGSILNIETKLMWIKEDYWQMNGKWVNWYTANEYAQRMNNKNFAGYSDWRLPTPEEAQTLYDRRKRNVDKDGDKIYIDTIFPKGPGWSTWTSEDKHNKAVVVSYKDEGGRSYQDKISGEDAFLRLVRGPVS; encoded by the coding sequence ATGAGGTATGGTTTTTCCAGACCTTGGATTTTGAGTTTTTTCGTCATCGCGTCCTGCGCGTTGTTAGCCGTTTCCGGTCCTGTGGGGGCGGATGAGAAACGTCAGCCCGTGGAGGTTTCCAGCGATCAGAAATTTCTGGATTACGGCGACGGTTCGATACTGAATATCGAAACGAAGTTGATGTGGATCAAGGAAGACTACTGGCAAATGAACGGCAAATGGGTGAATTGGTACACCGCCAATGAGTATGCCCAGCGCATGAACAATAAAAACTTTGCAGGTTATTCAGACTGGCGGCTTCCCACCCCGGAGGAAGCGCAGACCCTGTACGATCGACGCAAACGCAACGTCGATAAAGACGGCGATAAAATCTACATCGACACCATTTTCCCGAAAGGACCGGGTTGGTCCACCTGGACCAGCGAGGATAAACACAACAAGGCGGTTGTGGTGTCTTACAAGGACGAAGGCGGACGCAGTTATCAGGACAAGATTTCCGGCGAGGACGCTTTTCTGCGTCTGGTGCGCGGGCCGGTTTCCTGA
- a CDS encoding class I SAM-dependent methyltransferase, giving the protein MKSFRLSSLFILLLTVFGLSVLHEPVFAKPSDQDRWNKKYGTEKFIFGKRPTRFIENNFQLLPKGKTLDIAMGEGRNGVFLATQGFDVTGVDISDVGLEKARQLAEANGVTIQTKVMDLENDPLEKNAYDLVVCTYYLQRDLFAQMKEAVRPGGMVLVETYNMDYLNYARFNKNYLLETNELLEVFKDFKIIRYEAYDDGKEAYSAIIAQRP; this is encoded by the coding sequence ATGAAATCATTCAGACTGTCGTCTCTTTTCATCCTACTACTTACCGTTTTTGGGCTGTCTGTCCTTCACGAGCCGGTTTTCGCCAAGCCTTCGGACCAGGATCGCTGGAATAAAAAATACGGCACGGAAAAATTCATCTTTGGCAAACGACCGACGCGCTTCATCGAAAATAACTTCCAACTCCTGCCCAAAGGAAAAACGCTGGACATTGCTATGGGCGAAGGACGCAACGGCGTTTTTCTGGCGACCCAGGGTTTCGACGTCACCGGAGTGGATATCTCCGATGTGGGACTGGAAAAGGCGCGCCAACTCGCAGAAGCGAACGGCGTTACGATCCAGACAAAAGTCATGGACCTCGAAAACGACCCGCTCGAAAAAAACGCTTACGATCTCGTCGTCTGCACTTACTACCTGCAACGCGATTTGTTTGCGCAAATGAAGGAGGCGGTTCGACCCGGCGGCATGGTTCTGGTCGAAACCTACAACATGGACTACCTGAACTACGCGCGCTTCAACAAAAATTATCTGCTCGAAACCAACGAACTGCTGGAAGTGTTCAAGGATTTTAAAATCATTCGTTATGAAGCCTACGACGACGGCAAGGAAGCGTATTCGGCGATCATTGCGCAACGCCCTTGA
- a CDS encoding bile acid:sodium symporter family protein, whose protein sequence is MTSVERLFLTLANAFPVWVIVGAALALLEPQTALWFQPTWIPFFLSVIMLSMGLTLNWNDFKQALKAPRLLALGVGLQYIVMPALGLSVSLLFHLPVDYMIGIVLVACCPGGTASNVVCFIARANVALSVSLTTVSTVLAVILTPLLTTLLIEPLSKELSGVSVQVDTWSLLVDTFQVVIVPVAAGILLNRYFHRAVRKINPYTPLLAVLSIVFIVDFILAAKKDAIIETGATLLFAVLTLHILGFILGFVLTRAMGYQRCDAQTVSIEVGMQNSGLATELARSNFPAFGMATVPGAISALSHCILGSIVAGLCRWVEAKEKRRNEKFEGLEEL, encoded by the coding sequence GTGACTTCTGTTGAACGACTGTTCTTAACGCTGGCCAACGCCTTCCCCGTCTGGGTGATCGTCGGCGCGGCGCTGGCCCTTCTGGAACCGCAAACCGCGCTCTGGTTTCAACCGACCTGGATTCCTTTTTTTCTGAGCGTCATCATGCTCAGCATGGGCCTGACCCTCAACTGGAACGATTTCAAACAGGCACTGAAAGCGCCGCGCCTGCTGGCTCTCGGCGTCGGCCTGCAATACATCGTCATGCCCGCGCTGGGTCTGAGCGTTTCACTGCTCTTCCATCTCCCCGTCGATTACATGATCGGCATTGTGCTGGTCGCCTGTTGCCCCGGCGGAACCGCGTCCAACGTGGTGTGTTTCATCGCCCGCGCCAACGTCGCGCTGTCGGTCAGCCTCACCACCGTGTCCACCGTGCTGGCGGTGATCCTGACGCCTCTGCTAACGACCCTGCTCATAGAACCGCTTTCGAAAGAGTTGTCCGGCGTCTCTGTTCAGGTCGACACCTGGAGCCTGCTCGTCGACACCTTTCAAGTGGTCATCGTTCCTGTTGCCGCAGGCATCCTGCTGAACCGCTACTTCCATCGCGCCGTCAGGAAAATCAATCCCTACACGCCGCTTCTCGCCGTCCTGTCCATCGTATTCATCGTCGACTTCATCCTCGCCGCCAAGAAAGACGCCATCATCGAGACCGGGGCAACCTTGCTCTTCGCCGTTTTGACCTTGCACATTCTGGGATTCATTCTGGGTTTTGTTTTGACCCGCGCGATGGGCTACCAGCGTTGCGACGCGCAAACCGTGTCGATTGAGGTAGGGATGCAAAACTCAGGATTGGCGACGGAACTGGCGCGCTCCAATTTTCCCGCCTTTGGAATGGCGACCGTGCCCGGCGCGATTTCCGCCTTGTCGCATTGCATTCTGGGAAGCATCGTCGCCGGCCTGTGTCGCTGGGTGGAGGCGAAAGAAAAGAGAAGGAATGAAAAGTTTGAAGGATTGGAAGAACTCTGA
- a CDS encoding class I SAM-dependent methyltransferase, which yields MLKYDLLASLIAPGSRVLDVGCGQGHLALALSGRAESVDGLDASLDRMLYRESYANLWRACVENDVVAYGDYDAVVFADVLEHLREPERVLRLASDALKEGGRLIVSLPNVAYWTNRLNLLCGRWRYEDEGIMDRTHLRFFTRASSRELLESSGFQIECEIPEAPILAGALKTAIYQQAMRISPENFAIGFAFQAVPVKKSG from the coding sequence ATGCTGAAATACGATTTGCTGGCGTCGCTGATCGCGCCGGGGAGCCGGGTTCTCGATGTGGGTTGCGGTCAGGGGCATCTGGCGCTCGCCTTGTCCGGCAGGGCTGAGAGCGTGGATGGTCTCGACGCCTCGCTGGATCGAATGCTGTATCGGGAGTCTTATGCAAATCTATGGCGGGCCTGCGTGGAAAACGACGTCGTCGCCTATGGAGATTATGACGCGGTGGTCTTTGCCGACGTGCTGGAGCATCTGCGCGAACCGGAGCGCGTTTTGCGTCTTGCGTCCGACGCCTTGAAGGAAGGCGGGCGTCTGATCGTTTCCTTGCCGAATGTCGCTTACTGGACCAATCGTTTGAACCTGTTGTGCGGGCGCTGGCGTTATGAGGATGAGGGCATAATGGATCGCACGCATCTGCGTTTCTTCACCCGCGCCAGCTCGCGCGAATTGCTGGAGTCCTCGGGTTTCCAGATCGAATGCGAAATCCCGGAAGCCCCGATCCTCGCTGGAGCTTTGAAGACTGCGATTTATCAGCAGGCGATGCGGATTTCCCCTGAAAACTTCGCGATTGGATTCGCATTTCAAGCCGTTCCCGTCAAAAAATCAGGCTAG
- a CDS encoding polysaccharide biosynthesis protein gives MTAPPFNRFLSNLPWTTLGKVVVHLQLFALSILLTRYLGKELLGIYATLLAVPVFARLLNTLGLESALHKKLPELNVQDPEGSLGRWLVACLLGVRFLSTGLACILLYFLIPAYFESIGQPQLVEHRVALLFYFSAITIDSLLSSLFMTQLRYKLIASVESGCAFLNLCLAAVFIALDYGVAGVIWAYVISVSVNVLLYLFWSRDSWAAPRKRPPLDETARLSWSSYWVGLLGFGLMTQADVVLMNVFRIDPASVGLYHLVTGFTGMLAFLLAGVSPMAFALFSESHARDSREGLSNLFREIMGIACFLTAPFYAFVIFNAEAILRFIYGEAFAEAGGMLVLFASLAGLQTLLGLNFTYSMLFTLQQRGVALSSTIEASVLNLALNFLLIPAYGATGAIAGTGISMVYVVARHLYALSKLLDIRATIADVLTRGGWCLLAALPGAVLYRAGIDAVILSGVVYLLSFFGILLWLRPISLDGAKRLETLFPGCGRYIQRFVKN, from the coding sequence TTGACCGCGCCTCCCTTCAACCGCTTCTTATCCAACCTGCCCTGGACCACGCTGGGGAAAGTCGTTGTTCACCTGCAGTTGTTTGCGCTTTCCATCCTTCTCACGAGATACCTGGGCAAAGAACTGTTGGGAATCTACGCGACCTTGCTGGCGGTCCCGGTCTTTGCGCGATTGCTGAACACGCTGGGTCTGGAATCCGCCCTGCATAAGAAATTACCCGAATTGAATGTGCAGGATCCCGAAGGTTCTCTCGGGCGATGGCTGGTCGCTTGCCTGCTGGGGGTTCGCTTTCTGTCGACGGGGCTGGCTTGCATCCTGCTTTATTTCCTGATCCCTGCTTATTTTGAAAGCATCGGTCAACCTCAACTGGTCGAACATCGCGTCGCTCTGCTGTTTTATTTTTCCGCGATCACGATTGACTCCCTGTTGAGTTCCCTGTTCATGACGCAATTGCGTTACAAACTCATCGCATCGGTAGAATCGGGATGCGCGTTTTTGAATTTATGCCTGGCGGCTGTTTTCATCGCTCTCGATTATGGCGTGGCGGGGGTGATATGGGCCTATGTCATTTCTGTCAGCGTCAACGTTTTGCTTTACCTGTTCTGGAGCCGAGATTCCTGGGCGGCTCCGCGCAAGCGTCCGCCGCTGGATGAGACGGCGCGATTGTCCTGGAGTTCCTATTGGGTGGGCCTGTTGGGTTTTGGATTGATGACGCAGGCGGATGTGGTTTTGATGAACGTTTTTCGCATCGACCCGGCAAGCGTGGGCTTGTATCATCTGGTCACGGGATTCACCGGTATGCTGGCTTTTTTGCTTGCGGGCGTTTCGCCGATGGCCTTTGCTCTTTTTTCGGAAAGCCACGCCAGGGATTCGCGCGAGGGATTGTCGAATCTGTTTCGCGAAATCATGGGCATCGCCTGTTTTCTGACGGCGCCGTTTTACGCCTTTGTGATTTTCAATGCGGAAGCAATATTGCGTTTCATTTACGGCGAGGCGTTCGCCGAAGCGGGGGGAATGCTGGTTTTGTTCGCATCGCTGGCGGGCTTGCAGACGCTTCTTGGACTCAATTTCACTTACTCCATGTTGTTTACTTTGCAACAAAGAGGGGTCGCCTTGAGTTCGACCATCGAAGCGAGCGTTCTGAATCTTGCCCTGAATTTTCTTCTGATCCCGGCCTATGGTGCGACCGGGGCGATTGCAGGCACCGGGATTTCCATGGTTTACGTCGTTGCCCGTCATTTATACGCTTTGAGCAAATTACTGGATATTCGCGCAACGATCGCCGACGTGCTGACGCGCGGCGGCTGGTGTCTGCTGGCGGCCCTGCCTGGCGCCGTCTTATACCGCGCGGGCATTGACGCGGTGATTTTGAGCGGCGTCGTTTATCTGCTATCATTTTTTGGGATTCTTCTGTGGCTCCGTCCGATTTCTCTGGATGGGGCAAAACGACTCGAAACCCTGTTCCCCGGTTGCGGTCGTTATATTCAACGCTTTGTTAAAAATTAA
- the maf gene encoding septum formation protein Maf → MPIDTTAPLILASQSPRRKELLRAITPDFDIVPSHAEEIIDPTRNAEENASHLAELKAQFVAAHYPDRWVLGADTLVVLGEEIIGKPNDAAHAMEILRSLSGQAHRVITGVAIVHNEQVFSSATVSHVHIKPLSADAIEKYVATGEPLDKAGAYAIQGEGAALVQRHEGSYDNIVGLPLDSVRRLLELAKFPAP, encoded by the coding sequence ATGCCGATCGACACGACCGCTCCCCTGATTCTCGCTTCCCAATCGCCGCGCAGAAAAGAATTGCTACGCGCAATCACGCCCGATTTCGATATCGTGCCGAGTCATGCGGAAGAGATCATCGACCCGACGCGCAACGCCGAAGAAAACGCATCGCATCTGGCGGAACTCAAGGCGCAATTTGTCGCCGCGCACTACCCGGACCGCTGGGTGCTGGGCGCCGACACGCTGGTCGTTCTCGGCGAGGAGATCATCGGAAAACCCAACGACGCCGCCCACGCAATGGAAATTCTGCGCTCACTGAGCGGTCAGGCGCATCGCGTCATCACCGGCGTTGCCATCGTTCACAATGAACAGGTCTTCAGCTCCGCGACGGTTTCTCATGTTCACATCAAACCCTTGAGCGCCGACGCAATTGAAAAATACGTCGCAACGGGAGAGCCTCTCGACAAGGCGGGCGCCTACGCCATTCAAGGCGAGGGAGCCGCGCTGGTCCAGCGTCATGAAGGCTCGTACGACAACATCGTCGGCCTGCCGCTCGACAGCGTTCGCCGCTTGTTAGAGCTTGCAAAGTTCCCCGCTCCCTAA